The following coding sequences are from one Paenibacillus sp. FSL R5-0912 window:
- a CDS encoding HAMP domain-containing sensor histidine kinase produces MNFWRSLVGKLWITIICLVAVVLITLGLFLLPYIDSNFANSGAIKRLFMYTCMIGFSLTTFFALFLFTKITQPMQQVIEAANDIRRGEYGTRLTLVTSDEIGQLATSFNHMAEELEENIRSLNNEKGHLSSVLRSMSDAVITFDIEGQIILTNPHGQALLETWSDLTWEQEEDSGLYPQAGPARDVPPPLRPLFFSTLSVGGDKRSNIHVRQGVWSVHMAPLYSEDNLRGAVAVLRDVTEEVRLEKMRRDFVANVSHEIRTPLSMMQGYSEALLDGMASSPEESSELVQVIHDESLRMGRLVKDLLDLARMEAGHTDMLKVQVDAGELLERVYRKFSVRAKERDIILELKRPDTELLLKAADEDKLEQVLTNLLDNAFRHTPADKRICIRADSTVLEGRRVLEIEIRDQGVGITPEDLPYIFERFYKADKARVRGESGGTGLGLAIVKNIVESHHGSIHASSKLGEGTAFTLRLPVEKQ; encoded by the coding sequence GTGAATTTCTGGAGAAGTCTTGTCGGTAAGCTGTGGATCACGATCATCTGTCTGGTTGCTGTCGTGCTCATTACGCTAGGGCTGTTTCTGTTACCCTACATCGACAGTAATTTCGCCAATTCCGGGGCGATCAAGCGTTTATTTATGTATACCTGTATGATCGGGTTTTCCTTAACGACATTCTTTGCCTTATTCCTGTTTACGAAGATTACCCAGCCGATGCAGCAGGTGATTGAGGCGGCCAATGATATCCGCCGCGGCGAATACGGGACGAGACTGACGCTGGTCACCAGCGATGAGATCGGCCAATTGGCGACATCCTTCAATCACATGGCAGAAGAGCTGGAAGAGAATATACGCAGTCTGAATAATGAAAAAGGGCATTTGTCCAGCGTCCTGCGCAGTATGAGTGATGCGGTGATCACCTTCGATATTGAGGGGCAGATTATCCTCACCAATCCGCATGGCCAGGCGCTGCTGGAAACCTGGAGTGATCTTACCTGGGAGCAGGAAGAGGATAGCGGGCTGTATCCACAGGCTGGACCTGCCCGTGATGTGCCTCCGCCGCTGCGGCCGTTGTTCTTCAGTACCCTCAGCGTAGGAGGCGATAAACGCTCCAATATCCATGTCCGGCAGGGTGTATGGTCTGTGCATATGGCACCCTTATATTCCGAGGATAATCTCCGCGGGGCGGTGGCGGTGCTGCGCGATGTGACGGAGGAAGTGCGGCTGGAGAAGATGCGCCGCGATTTCGTCGCCAATGTCTCGCATGAGATCCGCACACCACTCTCGATGATGCAAGGCTACAGCGAGGCGCTGCTGGATGGAATGGCCTCCTCCCCGGAGGAGAGCAGTGAGCTGGTCCAGGTGATCCACGATGAGTCGCTCCGTATGGGCCGGCTGGTGAAGGATCTGCTCGATCTGGCCCGCATGGAAGCGGGGCATACAGATATGCTGAAAGTGCAAGTGGATGCAGGGGAACTGCTGGAACGGGTGTACCGCAAGTTTTCGGTTAGAGCCAAGGAGCGGGATATTATTCTTGAGCTGAAGAGACCGGATACCGAATTGCTCCTTAAGGCTGCCGATGAAGACAAGCTGGAGCAGGTGCTCACCAATCTGCTTGATAATGCGTTCCGCCACACGCCGGCCGATAAACGGATATGCATTCGGGCGGATTCCACCGTGCTGGAAGGCCGGAGGGTTCTGGAGATTGAGATACGGGACCAAGGGGTGGGCATAACGCCTGAGGATCTGCCGTATATCTTTGAGCGCTTTTACAAAGCCGACAAAGCACGTGTAAGGGGAGAATCGGGAGGGACCGGTCTGGGACTAGCGATTGTGAAGAACATCGTCGAGTCGCATCATGGGAGTATCCATGCCTCGAGCAAGCTTGGAGAAGGCACCGCTTTTACCCTGCGGCTTCCTGTCGAAAAACAGTAA
- a CDS encoding response regulator transcription factor, giving the protein MAEHLNRILVVDDEERIRRLLKMYLEKEGYEIDEAEDGEIALRKATANDYGLILLDVMLPGIDGIEVLTRLRGVKSTPVLMLTAKGEEINRVQGFEMGADDYVVKPFSPREVIYRVKAIMRRSSATAFLSKESNSSNNIVFPFLIIEHDAHRVTAGGQEVSLTPKEYELLHYLAISPDKVFSREELLKDVWNYEFFGDLRTVDTHVKRLREKLNKVSPESAAMITTVWGVGYKLEVPK; this is encoded by the coding sequence ATGGCAGAGCACTTGAATAGAATTCTGGTGGTGGATGACGAAGAACGCATCCGCCGCCTGCTCAAAATGTATCTTGAAAAAGAAGGTTATGAAATTGACGAGGCAGAAGATGGAGAAATTGCTCTGCGCAAAGCAACAGCCAATGACTACGGTCTGATATTGCTGGATGTCATGCTGCCGGGCATCGACGGGATTGAAGTGCTGACCAGACTCAGAGGAGTCAAGTCTACGCCGGTCCTGATGCTTACTGCCAAGGGTGAAGAGATTAACCGGGTTCAAGGGTTTGAAATGGGCGCAGATGACTATGTCGTTAAGCCGTTTAGCCCGCGTGAAGTGATTTACCGGGTGAAGGCGATAATGCGCCGTTCTTCCGCAACTGCTTTTTTGTCCAAAGAGAGCAATTCAAGCAACAATATCGTGTTTCCTTTTCTTATTATTGAGCATGATGCACACCGCGTAACCGCCGGCGGCCAGGAGGTAAGTCTGACCCCTAAGGAATATGAGCTGCTGCATTATTTGGCGATCTCCCCGGATAAGGTGTTCTCGCGTGAGGAACTGCTCAAGGATGTGTGGAATTACGAGTTCTTTGGAGATCTGCGTACCGTGGATACCCATGTCAAGCGTCTTCGCGAGAAATTGAATAAGGTGTCCCCGGAATCGGCGGCTATGATCACTACCGTATGGGGAGTCGGCTATAAGCTTGAGGTGCCTAAATAA
- the ccsA gene encoding cytochrome c biogenesis protein CcsA — MSLLDFSSDVFIAAFFLYSGAFMLFTIAIMGRRWSGRKPEEHTARWGRIAFIASSLGLLCHLAYFITRWMGSGHIPVSNMYEFMTFLSMMVMVAFTVIFAIYRKIILGVFAVPISIIVMAYAAVFPQEVQPLIPSLKSIYLNIHVTLAALGESFFAVGFAAGLMYLLRTVNFNSRERGDRKQQRLVEFTLFSIIVIIGFLGSVFAFRGAGYESVFVRSNVTIDSPGQGDSTIEKVSYKMPPIVAPYHSEIESFQSFLGIKEPLFEAPSWMNGVNAGRKFNTVIWSLLSGLILYGILRLAVRKPLGKAIHPVLDGIDENDLDEITYRAIAIGFPIFTLGALIFAMIWAQVAWGRFWGWDPKEVWALVTWLFYSAYLHLRLARGWQGRKSAWLAVLGFLIVMFTLVGVNLVIAGLHSYAGTD; from the coding sequence ATGAGCTTGCTCGATTTCAGCAGTGACGTCTTTATTGCCGCATTCTTTTTATACAGCGGAGCATTCATGTTGTTCACCATCGCCATTATGGGGCGCAGATGGTCCGGCAGGAAGCCGGAGGAGCATACCGCACGCTGGGGGAGAATCGCTTTTATCGCCTCCTCGCTCGGGCTGCTGTGCCATCTGGCATACTTCATTACACGCTGGATGGGATCGGGTCATATTCCGGTAAGTAATATGTACGAGTTCATGACTTTTTTATCGATGATGGTAATGGTTGCGTTTACTGTGATCTTCGCGATTTACCGCAAAATTATTCTCGGTGTCTTCGCAGTTCCGATCTCGATTATTGTGATGGCGTATGCAGCGGTATTTCCGCAGGAAGTACAGCCGCTGATCCCCTCGCTGAAATCCATCTACCTGAATATTCATGTCACACTGGCGGCACTCGGGGAATCATTTTTTGCCGTAGGCTTCGCGGCCGGACTGATGTATCTCCTGCGTACGGTGAATTTTAACAGCAGGGAACGCGGTGACCGCAAGCAGCAGAGACTTGTCGAATTTACTCTCTTCTCAATCATTGTTATAATTGGTTTTCTTGGATCTGTATTTGCATTCCGCGGTGCCGGCTATGAATCTGTTTTTGTCCGTTCGAACGTTACGATTGACAGCCCGGGGCAGGGAGATAGTACAATAGAGAAAGTGAGTTATAAAATGCCGCCGATTGTGGCACCTTACCATAGCGAAATTGAGAGCTTCCAGTCGTTTCTTGGCATAAAAGAACCGCTCTTCGAAGCTCCATCCTGGATGAATGGTGTCAATGCCGGGCGCAAGTTCAATACCGTTATCTGGTCACTGCTGTCCGGGCTGATTCTATATGGAATTCTCCGCCTGGCTGTCCGCAAACCGCTGGGTAAGGCGATACATCCGGTTCTCGACGGAATTGATGAGAATGATCTTGATGAAATAACGTACAGGGCAATCGCCATCGGTTTCCCGATCTTTACACTGGGGGCTTTGATTTTTGCGATGATATGGGCTCAAGTGGCCTGGGGCAGGTTCTGGGGATGGGACCCTAAGGAAGTGTGGGCACTCGTCACCTGGTTGTTCTACAGTGCTTATCTCCATTTGCGGCTGGCCCGCGGATGGCAGGGACGCAAGTCCGCTTGGCTCGCTGTACTCGGCTTTCTGATCGTAATGTTTACCCTGGTTGGCGTTAATCTTGTGATCGCCGGACTTCACTCTTATGCGGGGACAGACTGA
- the resB gene encoding cytochrome c biogenesis protein ResB, with protein MKEHMPLISNTKCECGHQNPVGTVLCEACGKPLDEKEWNSSENLEMRYDGVARRSQRVGPGVIDRVWNFFSSVKIAIYLIVLTLLGAMLGTIFPQESTFLNIDASTYYQETYGTAGNIYYRLGLSHTYESWWFVTLLVMIGASLVICSLDRVLPLYKALTRQKIRKHRQFLTRQKLTLVTQVEEEPEVWVARIVQPLRKKGYRVRTEGGALLAEKHRFSRWGPYVIHIGLIIFLLAVLARGLPGLNMDQHLAFPQGETVKIPDTSLYLKNEKFTVEFYTEEEMPEEFRGIKVLPKLYETRAVLYECTAGCTDPSKEPELTEVARHDIQVNSPLSYQGLKAYQFDYDLTPVLRSVQPGLTNSSTGEIYGKLELDMKNPQRSFQAGPYTLELKEKYMDFGLSDQGQPVSKSPYPNAPAFLFLIKGPELPAGGQQYFYFPKQIDKEQFQQSAINDKLGGSGRFLELEVGSMSDVDFSESTTYLNVRVDRAMPFVWVGAGIIMLGLILGFYWQHRRIWLTVDGGELVLGGHTNKNWFGFRREIVSILQKIDMTVDEKSLDNGGGLA; from the coding sequence ATGAAGGAGCACATGCCGCTAATCAGCAATACCAAATGTGAATGCGGTCACCAGAATCCTGTGGGCACTGTTCTCTGCGAAGCCTGCGGCAAGCCGCTGGATGAGAAGGAATGGAACTCTTCCGAGAATCTGGAGATGCGTTACGATGGGGTAGCCCGCCGTTCACAGCGTGTAGGTCCCGGAGTGATCGACAGGGTCTGGAACTTTTTTTCCTCAGTCAAAATCGCCATCTATCTGATTGTGCTGACACTGCTAGGCGCTATGCTGGGTACCATTTTTCCGCAAGAGAGCACTTTTCTGAATATTGACGCTTCAACATATTATCAAGAAACGTACGGAACAGCCGGGAATATATATTATAGACTCGGCCTTTCGCATACCTATGAATCCTGGTGGTTTGTGACGCTGCTCGTAATGATCGGAGCTTCTCTGGTCATTTGCAGCCTGGACCGTGTGCTTCCGCTGTACAAGGCATTAACCCGGCAAAAGATCCGCAAGCATCGCCAGTTTCTGACCCGTCAGAAGCTGACGCTCGTAACGCAAGTGGAAGAGGAACCGGAGGTGTGGGTGGCGCGCATCGTCCAGCCGCTCAGGAAGAAAGGTTACCGCGTCCGGACGGAGGGCGGCGCTTTATTGGCCGAGAAACACCGTTTCAGCCGCTGGGGACCTTATGTAATACATATCGGCCTGATTATTTTTTTGCTCGCCGTGCTGGCGAGAGGACTTCCGGGGCTGAATATGGACCAGCATCTTGCTTTTCCGCAAGGGGAGACCGTCAAAATACCGGACACCAGCCTCTATCTTAAGAATGAGAAGTTCACCGTAGAATTCTACACGGAAGAAGAGATGCCTGAGGAGTTCCGCGGAATCAAGGTGCTTCCCAAGCTCTACGAGACCCGGGCGGTTCTCTATGAATGTACTGCCGGTTGCACGGACCCGTCTAAGGAGCCGGAGCTTACGGAAGTGGCCCGGCATGACATTCAGGTGAATTCACCGCTCAGCTACCAAGGATTGAAAGCGTATCAGTTTGATTATGACCTGACTCCTGTGCTGCGTTCTGTGCAGCCCGGTCTGACGAATTCCTCCACTGGCGAGATTTACGGCAAGCTTGAACTGGATATGAAGAATCCGCAGCGCAGCTTCCAGGCAGGTCCATATACGCTGGAGCTCAAAGAGAAATATATGGATTTCGGACTGAGCGATCAAGGCCAGCCAGTGTCCAAGTCGCCGTATCCGAATGCCCCTGCATTCCTCTTCCTTATTAAAGGGCCGGAGCTTCCGGCCGGGGGGCAGCAGTATTTCTATTTTCCGAAACAGATTGACAAGGAGCAATTCCAGCAGTCAGCCATCAACGACAAGCTTGGCGGCAGCGGGCGGTTCTTGGAGCTTGAGGTCGGCAGTATGAGTGATGTTGACTTCTCGGAATCCACCACCTATCTCAATGTACGGGTCGACCGGGCAATGCCATTTGTCTGGGTTGGTGCGGGCATTATCATGCTGGGGCTGATACTCGGCTTCTACTGGCAGCATAGACGCATCTGGTTGACTGTCGACGGCGGGGAACTGGTGCTAGGAGGCCATACGAACAAGAACTGGTTCGGCTTCCGCCGTGAGATCGTTTCTATTCTCCAGAAGATAGACATGACAGTCGATGAAAAATCATTGGACAACGGAGGAGGCCTGGCATGA
- the resA gene encoding thiol-disulfide oxidoreductase ResA, giving the protein MGKARKPIQIVILFLILLLGGYAIGSSVFGGDGKPTEGGRAPDFELLGLDGVTHTLEEYKGKSVVLNFWGSWCAPCVKEMPALQAQWEKWKDQGVVVVGVNVGEDQMTVDNFVKLVDIDFPVVMDTGRDAVRSYGVSPLPTTFFINTKGKVDSIHIGQLDLSSLDEQIGKLVGE; this is encoded by the coding sequence ATGGGCAAGGCCAGAAAGCCAATACAAATCGTGATACTATTTCTAATCCTTCTGCTCGGGGGTTATGCAATCGGTTCCTCCGTGTTCGGAGGGGACGGCAAACCCACGGAAGGCGGGAGAGCGCCGGACTTTGAACTGCTTGGGCTGGACGGCGTGACCCATACGCTGGAGGAGTACAAAGGAAAGTCGGTTGTGCTTAACTTCTGGGGCTCCTGGTGCGCCCCTTGTGTCAAGGAGATGCCTGCCCTGCAGGCACAGTGGGAGAAGTGGAAAGACCAGGGCGTTGTGGTCGTAGGCGTTAATGTAGGCGAGGATCAGATGACAGTGGACAATTTCGTGAAGCTCGTGGATATCGATTTCCCGGTTGTGATGGATACGGGGCGTGATGCCGTCCGCAGTTACGGGGTTTCCCCGCTGCCTACCACCTTCTTCATTAATACGAAGGGCAAGGTAGACAGCATTCATATCGGCCAGCTGGATTTGAGCTCGCTTGACGAGCAAATCGGGAAGCTGGTGGGAGAATGA
- a CDS encoding pseudouridine synthase gives MERLQKILAQAGVASRRKCEEMILAGKVEVNGELVTTLGTKVDPATDIIKVSGRLIRGENKIYIMFNKPKGVITSASDDKGRKVVTDYLKGITERVYPVGRLDYDTEGLLLLTNDGEFANLLTHPKHHVPKTYLATVKGVPHGTALDKLKAGIKLEDGMTAPAEVEYKDVDEANKETVISITIHEGRNRQVRRMFEAIAHPVIRLKRISFGDILLQNLKRGSYRHLTKDEINHLQQIAKAGALRENTTRKDT, from the coding sequence ATGGAAAGATTACAGAAAATTTTGGCGCAAGCAGGTGTTGCGTCCAGACGCAAATGTGAAGAAATGATTTTGGCCGGTAAAGTGGAAGTCAACGGGGAACTCGTAACTACGCTTGGCACGAAGGTGGACCCCGCAACAGATATTATTAAGGTCTCCGGTAGACTGATCCGGGGCGAGAACAAAATCTACATCATGTTCAATAAGCCCAAGGGTGTAATTACAAGCGCATCCGATGACAAGGGCCGCAAGGTGGTAACCGATTACCTGAAAGGCATTACAGAGCGCGTATACCCTGTAGGCCGTCTGGATTATGATACGGAGGGGCTGCTGCTGCTGACGAATGATGGTGAGTTTGCGAACCTGCTCACGCATCCGAAGCATCACGTGCCGAAGACGTATCTGGCGACGGTCAAGGGTGTGCCGCACGGCACGGCGCTGGACAAGCTGAAGGCCGGAATTAAGCTGGAAGACGGCATGACGGCTCCGGCAGAAGTTGAATACAAAGACGTCGATGAAGCCAATAAAGAAACGGTCATCAGCATTACCATCCATGAAGGCCGCAACCGTCAGGTACGGCGGATGTTTGAGGCAATTGCCCACCCGGTGATCCGACTGAAACGGATTTCGTTCGGAGATATCCTGCTCCAGAATCTCAAACGCGGTTCTTACCGTCATTTGACCAAGGATGAAATCAATCATCTGCAGCAAATAGCCAAGGCCGGTGCGCTAAGAGAGAATACGACACGCAAAGACACATAA
- a CDS encoding spore maturation protein, which yields MFQFISLISAWAIPVMVTFIPLYAFSRKVPVYESFVEGAKDGFGTAIAIIPHLVGMLVAISVFRASGALDFLMGFVSPLVQSLGIPAEVLPLGLLRPLTGTGSLAYTTDLIRVHGPDSLIGMIASTIQGSTDTTLYVLTVYFGAVGIRNGRYALKVGLFSDVVGFIAAIAVCLLVFG from the coding sequence TTGTTCCAGTTCATCAGTCTAATATCCGCCTGGGCGATTCCGGTAATGGTCACCTTTATTCCGCTATATGCGTTCTCCCGCAAGGTTCCGGTCTACGAATCTTTTGTGGAAGGTGCGAAAGACGGCTTCGGCACAGCCATTGCGATCATCCCCCATCTTGTCGGCATGCTGGTGGCGATCAGTGTCTTCCGCGCTTCGGGTGCGCTGGACTTCCTGATGGGCTTTGTAAGCCCTCTTGTACAAAGTCTTGGGATTCCTGCTGAAGTCCTCCCGCTCGGTCTCCTGCGCCCTCTGACGGGCACTGGATCGCTTGCCTATACGACAGATCTGATCCGGGTCCACGGCCCGGACTCATTGATAGGCATGATTGCTTCTACTATACAGGGCAGCACGGATACAACCTTATATGTGTTGACTGTTTATTTCGGCGCTGTGGGGATCCGCAACGGCCGTTATGCCCTTAAGGTGGGTCTGTTCTCGGATGTCGTCGGCTTTATCGCAGCTATTGCAGTTTGTCTGCTGGTATTCGGGTAA
- a CDS encoding nucleoside recognition domain-containing protein has translation MLNGIWLGMILIGFVFAAVTGRMNEFTAAVFDGAKSGVTVSFGLISVLVFWLGIMRIAEDADLLKKISRVLGPVVSFLFPDVPKGHPAIGYILSNMSANLLGLGNAATPMGIKAMQELQTLNPDKETATPAMCTLLALNTASITLIPATLIAIRLNYGSADPAAIVGTTLAATAVATLAAIAADRLCRRLTLLRRPPGPPPAIRSGTAAAKGSAALPHSSVKG, from the coding sequence ATGTTAAATGGTATCTGGCTGGGGATGATCCTGATCGGGTTTGTATTTGCGGCGGTAACCGGACGGATGAACGAATTCACAGCTGCCGTGTTTGACGGAGCCAAAAGCGGGGTCACCGTAAGCTTCGGGCTGATCAGTGTGCTGGTGTTCTGGCTGGGGATTATGCGGATTGCGGAGGATGCAGACCTGCTGAAGAAGATCTCCAGAGTATTGGGACCGGTAGTATCTTTTCTGTTTCCGGATGTGCCCAAAGGCCATCCTGCGATTGGTTATATTCTCTCCAATATGAGCGCCAACCTGCTGGGACTCGGAAATGCCGCTACACCCATGGGCATTAAGGCAATGCAGGAGCTGCAGACACTCAACCCGGATAAGGAAACCGCAACGCCTGCCATGTGTACCCTGCTAGCACTGAACACTGCCAGTATCACGCTGATTCCGGCAACTCTAATTGCGATCCGGCTGAATTACGGATCGGCTGACCCGGCGGCAATCGTCGGTACCACGCTGGCGGCAACGGCCGTGGCTACTCTTGCCGCCATTGCTGCGGACAGGCTGTGCCGGCGCCTAACACTGCTGCGCAGGCCGCCCGGACCGCCGCCTGCGATAAGATCCGGCACCGCTGCAGCGAAAGGGAGCGCGGCGCTCCCACATTCTTCAGTGAAAGGGTGA
- a CDS encoding D-alanyl-D-alanine carboxypeptidase family protein, producing the protein MNMKTLTRKSLISLILCLLLLALVPLSSIRAENSSISTHARAAALIDVESGRLLYSSRGDEPMLIASLTKIMTALVAIEHGDLTSKVKVGKNAFAKEGSSLYLKQGEEMTLEDMLYGLMLRSGNDAATAIAEHVGGSEQGFVYLMNAKAEALNLTHTHFANPHGLDAEGHYSSANDLAVLTAYAMHNPVFKEIVATKEKTADNPYEKWDYKWSNKNKMLRLYEGADGVKTGYTKKALRCLVSSATRNGQQLVAVTLNDGNDWNDHSALLDFGFNHYPLKTLVERGETVSGYTLVTGKDFAYPLGQGEEARLISKLVLSEEKSTAGTEARASDGTKTSKNTSSFGLKGVIIMQLGGKEIGRVPVYTPSQLPPETSPYEKKYSPAGGTAYPADNWLQAFGSALRAMFQSGEDQR; encoded by the coding sequence ATGAACATGAAGACATTAACCCGAAAATCGTTGATTTCCTTAATATTGTGTTTACTGCTGCTTGCACTGGTTCCGTTGTCTTCTATCCGGGCTGAGAATAGTTCTATATCTACTCATGCCAGAGCGGCGGCGCTGATCGATGTGGAGTCGGGAAGACTTCTATACAGCAGCCGCGGGGATGAGCCGATGCTGATTGCCAGTTTGACCAAAATAATGACAGCACTTGTAGCGATAGAGCACGGTGATTTGACCTCAAAGGTCAAGGTCGGCAAAAATGCTTTTGCCAAGGAAGGTTCTTCGCTGTATCTGAAGCAGGGCGAAGAAATGACGCTGGAGGATATGCTGTACGGATTAATGCTGCGTTCAGGAAATGATGCGGCAACCGCAATTGCCGAGCATGTCGGAGGCTCCGAGCAGGGCTTCGTCTACCTGATGAATGCCAAGGCGGAGGCGCTTAACTTAACCCATACGCATTTTGCCAATCCGCACGGGCTCGATGCCGAAGGGCACTACTCCAGCGCAAATGATCTGGCTGTATTGACTGCTTACGCGATGCATAATCCTGTGTTCAAGGAGATTGTGGCTACCAAAGAGAAGACGGCGGACAATCCGTATGAGAAATGGGATTACAAGTGGAGCAATAAAAATAAAATGCTGCGCCTCTACGAAGGGGCGGACGGTGTGAAGACGGGTTATACCAAAAAAGCACTCCGCTGCCTGGTCAGCTCCGCTACCCGAAACGGCCAGCAGCTTGTCGCTGTTACGCTGAATGACGGCAATGACTGGAATGACCATTCGGCGCTGCTGGATTTCGGCTTCAACCACTATCCGCTCAAGACATTAGTGGAACGCGGAGAAACCGTCAGCGGCTACACGCTGGTTACCGGCAAGGATTTCGCCTATCCGCTCGGACAAGGGGAAGAGGCAAGGCTTATTAGCAAGCTGGTATTAAGCGAAGAGAAGAGTACCGCAGGGACAGAGGCGCGTGCCAGTGACGGCACTAAGACAAGCAAAAACACCAGCAGCTTCGGGCTGAAGGGTGTGATTATAATGCAGCTGGGCGGCAAGGAAATCGGCCGGGTTCCGGTGTATACGCCAAGCCAGCTGCCGCCGGAAACATCACCCTATGAGAAAAAATACAGTCCTGCGGGAGGTACTGCTTATCCGGCGGACAACTGGCTGCAGGCATTCGGCAGCGCGCTGCGTGCCATGTTCCAGAGCGGCGAAGATCAGAGATAG
- the ytfJ gene encoding GerW family sporulation protein translates to MSDHPIQGLMQTAMENIKGMVDVNTIVGDPVETPDGSIILPISKVAFGFAAGGSDFRVEDDAPGVNGSGTGVKMLPFGGGSGGGVSIRPIAFLVVGRDGVHIVPLDNQTHLFEKIIDATPNLIDKIQNMFQPNGMPLGADAPGTTVTKTVVKTEPDTHSAAH, encoded by the coding sequence ATGTCAGATCATCCTATTCAAGGTCTCATGCAGACGGCTATGGAAAATATCAAAGGCATGGTGGATGTAAATACCATTGTCGGAGATCCAGTAGAAACACCAGATGGCAGTATCATTCTGCCGATCAGTAAGGTCGCGTTCGGTTTTGCCGCAGGCGGCAGTGACTTCCGGGTAGAAGACGATGCTCCGGGCGTGAACGGCAGCGGAACCGGAGTCAAAATGCTTCCCTTCGGGGGCGGTAGCGGGGGCGGTGTATCTATACGGCCAATCGCTTTTCTGGTAGTGGGCAGGGATGGGGTACATATTGTGCCGCTTGACAATCAAACCCATCTGTTCGAGAAAATTATTGATGCCACACCTAACCTGATTGATAAAATCCAGAATATGTTCCAGCCGAACGGCATGCCGTTGGGGGCAGACGCACCAGGTACCACGGTGACCAAAACCGTAGTGAAGACTGAGCCGGATACGCATTCAGCAGCACACTAA
- a CDS encoding DUF2953 domain-containing protein: MTLWLVIPLSLLLLVILLCLLVLASSIHFHFRLCRLGTDDRIEFDIKAVYGLVKFHYELPALVFDSLEQGIKVKLEKSGIAPVKMDSDKEEKIDRESVAEWLKNIRTAIKSTRGLKKWLVGTLSHVRITKLDWSTDFSLGDAADTATAAGALWGMKWTMVGWVSRFVRLQRNPRMFVAPVFRDEPCFSTEAVCTGKLSVGYAFYAALLLLRRVSKVEGGLGRWKKLLSRGQ; the protein is encoded by the coding sequence GTGACGTTATGGCTTGTGATACCCTTATCCCTGCTGCTGCTGGTTATTCTGCTGTGCCTGCTGGTTCTGGCTTCATCGATTCATTTTCATTTCCGTCTATGCAGGCTGGGAACGGATGACCGTATTGAATTTGATATTAAAGCTGTATACGGGCTGGTCAAATTCCATTATGAGCTCCCTGCGCTGGTCTTTGACAGCCTAGAACAAGGCATTAAGGTTAAGCTCGAAAAAAGCGGAATCGCCCCTGTGAAAATGGACAGCGACAAAGAAGAAAAAATCGACCGGGAGTCCGTGGCGGAATGGTTAAAGAACATCCGTACAGCGATCAAGTCAACCCGCGGTCTCAAAAAATGGCTGGTTGGCACGTTATCGCATGTCCGGATTACCAAGCTGGACTGGTCCACGGATTTCTCGCTGGGCGATGCGGCAGATACGGCAACCGCGGCTGGCGCTTTATGGGGCATGAAGTGGACCATGGTCGGCTGGGTATCGCGTTTCGTCAGATTGCAGCGGAATCCGCGGATGTTCGTAGCCCCGGTGTTCCGGGACGAGCCTTGTTTCTCAACGGAAGCGGTCTGCACTGGCAAGCTTTCTGTGGGCTATGCTTTTTATGCGGCACTGTTATTATTGCGGCGTGTATCGAAGGTGGAAGGCGGCCTCGGGAGATGGAAGAAACTGCTTAGCCGGGGCCAGTGA